In one window of Tubulanus polymorphus chromosome 3, tnTubPoly1.2, whole genome shotgun sequence DNA:
- the LOC141901802 gene encoding thyrotropin-releasing hormone receptor-like: MDAGEMWNGSFFVNVTLPPPISYDTNGSVFGGPSYDVGSDYNNTGMNLTNNVTWDNSTTRPSNVHRMTSPPMYYILPYRIIGAFFCSVIFIVGLTGNVMVVIVVSRTKTMHTTTNCYLVSLAVADILVLLAAAVPTIVELVHFMIIDQWLFGMVGCALLIFTQYVGVNISALSITAFTIERYIAICHPMKAQTMCTVKRAKRIIACLWIFGLLYNAAWLGLTTIEHREYPDGQIIDICTFKLHREDYTTIYMADLVIFYVIPLILTCVLYGLIGRILFSSTIPKNPGKTNGHAPSGKKSPKSTSRVQVIKMLAVVVGMFATLWMPYRVWVVYNSFSKKRYVDLWFKLFCRLLVYMNSAINPILYNAMSMKFRRAFKRLLSCGKQSKQSRYRYVTTTAVTTMQESDL, encoded by the exons ATGGATGCCGGTGAAATGTGGAACGGATCGTTTTTTGTCAATGTGACGTTACCGCCTCCGATTAGTTACGATACGAATGGCTCCGTGTTCGGGGGTCCCAGTTACGACGTAGGCTCCGATTACAACAACACGGGCATGAATCTCACAAACAACGTTACCTGGGATAATTCAACAACTCGGCCGTCGAATGTACATCGTATGACGTCACCTCCTATGTATTACATTTTGCCGTATCGTATCATCGGCGCCTTTTTCTGTAGCGTAATTTTCATCGTCGGATTGACCGGAAATGTCATGGTTGTCATCGTTGTATCCCGTACGAAGACTATGCACACGACAACTAATTGCTATCTCGTAAGTTTGGCCGTGGCGGATATTTTAGTATTGTTAGCCGCGGCGGTTCCTACGATCGTCGAACTGGTCCATTTTATGATTATAGACCAGTGGCTTTTCGGAATGGTCGGCTGTGCCCTGTTGATATTCACTCAGTATGTCGGGGTTAACATCTCGGCGTTGTCCATAACCGCGTTCACGATTGAACGATATATCGCTATTTGCCACCCGATGAAGGCCCAAACGATGTGTACGGTGAAACGGGCTAAACGTATCATCGCGTGCCTGTGGATATTTGGTTTGCTATATAATGCCGCCTGGCTCGGACTGACGACCATCGAGCACAGGGAATACCCTGACGGACAGATTATCGACATTTGTACATTCAAACTGCATCGCGAGGATTATACGACGATATATATGGCGGATCTTGTGATATTTTACGTAATTCCGTTAATACTGACATGTGTTCTATATGGACTAATCGGACGCATCTTGTTTTCGAGCACTATCCCAAAAAATCCGGGAAAGACGAACGGACATGCGCCGTCTGGGAAAAAGTCACCAAAATCGACATCACGTGTCCAG GTGATAAAGATGTTGGCTGTAGTGGTGGGAATGTTTGCCACATTGTGGATGCCATACCGTGTCTGGGTTGTATATAATTCGTTTAGCAAAAAGCGTTATGTCGACTTGTGGTTCAAACTGTTCTGCCGTCTCTTGGTCTACATGAATTCGGCCATCAACCCTATTTTATATAATGCCATGTCGATGAAGTTTCGACGTGCCTTTAAGCGGCTTTTATCATGCGGTAAGCAGTCGAAACAGTCTAGATATCGTTATGTTACAACTACTGCGGTGACGACGATGCAAGAGAGTGATCTTTGA